Proteins encoded within one genomic window of Camelina sativa cultivar DH55 chromosome 19, Cs, whole genome shotgun sequence:
- the LOC104766393 gene encoding uncharacterized protein LOC104766393, whose protein sequence is MPEGKLRSGVYRSFIMCDDPRDVVDCGAIKKQSKSRGRCDRPSNAKERSEMAVVAPSRKSTEDVPSHSSMQLLRVSKGIQKLNVAIDSWSKGFSFEAASRPEDIAKDLLRGALDLEESLAMLSSIQEDDIKQKPSVCKDGRRDLRFQRSMSDRFGERIEKRTMVQENVASKDCYEELRKVIRESFLRQNLVSQTKGTKTRVVRSDHFASSSGAASSSTSSSQSSMVSGSTKSSASSDVPRRAPSLIARLMGLDVSSTQEQSKSVLDHIDKADIVKLSLERQEQKMKMNKKESLETVRCNSTREAVLQTLPEENPSTIVLIRPMRVVVQPEMEEKPGNKRVVVPRKPRMQGEVHPRMINNQRKDHQLAKGSNNKMKLPLSVMTKKEKEPKEMVRKLEQNEGKVIKPMSPSDAKAVTKDRKPMEGGNKTNKKLVVKKEDIAVGKDRNRPLKPPSNTATQKKSNNSSDLSRNKSGRSSRLRSSSSSGEQKSSSRVKKSGEANRPNAKKKLRKQDNELGTENNSCSSQDTRGSPNQLSTEETTSSEFHNQGHCDNGEVSSCAPTVQRSHEPETSQISLKTFLSSSSDFISYAEDLFDINTNTKESAFRNRVSIVTTDQRLALDFAKEVARRRSLLLAKPMCPQRGSVDIDELLREVCDEFESLRSYRDTFSEQNSFVKESIHMVLENDLKDKKTEMTSGVWDLCWRSEFQIDETYQAVVDLEKLILSGLIQEIIT, encoded by the exons atgcCTGAAGGGAAACTGAGATCAGGAGTTTATAGATCATTTATAATGTGTGATGATCCAAGAGATGTTGTTGACTGTGGTGCCATTAAGAAACAGAGTAAGAGCCGTGGTAGATGTGACCGTCCTTCTAATGCAAAGGAGAGATCGGAAATGGCGGTGGTGGCGCCTTCACGGAAGAGTACCGAGGATGTTCCTTCTCATTCGTCGATGCAGCTTTTGAGAGTATCTAAAGGGATTCAGAAACTGAACGTTGCGATTGATTCATGGTCTAAAGGGTTTAGCTTTGAGGCTGCGTCTAGGCCTGAGGATATAGCGAAAGATTTGTTGAGAGGAGCGCTTGATTTGGAAGAGTCTTTAGCTATGCTTAGTAGTATTCAAGAAGATGATATTAAGCAGAAACCGAGTGTTTGTAAAGACGGTAGAAGAGACTTGCGGTTTCAGAGATCAATGTCTGATAGATTCGGAGAGCGGATTGAGAAACGGACGATGGTTCAAGAGAATGTAGCATCAAAAGATTGTTATGAAGAGCTGAGAAAAGTGATTAGAGAAAGCTTTCTTAGGCAGAATCTTGTGTCACAAACAAAAGGGACTAAGACTCGTGTTGTTAGAAGTGATCATTTTGCTTCCTCTTCTGGAGCTGCGTCGTCGTCAACGAGCTCAAGCCAATCTTCTATGGTTTCTGGCTCTACAAAGTCCTCTGCTTCGTCTGATGTTCCACGTAGAGCTCCAAGTTTGATTGCTAGGCTTATGGGTTTGGATGTATCATCAACGCAAGAACAGAGCAAAAGCGTCCTGGATCATATCGATAAAGCGGATATCGTAAAGCTGTCATTAGAAAGACAAGagcagaagatgaagatgaataaGAAGGAGAGTCTTGAAACTGTTAGATGCAACTCTACAAGAGAAGCTGTTTTACAAACTTTGCCTGAAGAGAATCCTTCAACTATAGTACTCATCAGACCGATGCGTGTTGTTGTACAACCGGAAATGGAAGAGAAGCCGGGAAACAAACGAGTGGTTGTACCTAGGAAACCGAGAATGCAAGGAGAGGTTCATCCAAGAATGATTAATAACCAGAGAAAAGATCATCAATTAGCCAAGGgaagcaacaacaaaatgaaGTTACCATTAAGTGTGATGaccaagaaagagaaagaaccGAAAGAGATGGTGCGGAAACTAGAACAGAATGAAGGTAAGGTGATCAAACCAATGTCTCCGAGCGATGCCAAAGCTGTAACAAAAGATCGAAAACCGATGGAAGGTGGCaacaaaactaacaaaaagCTTGTTGTCAAGAAAGAGGATATTGCTGTAGGTAAAGACAGGAATAGACCTCTTAAACCACCCAGCAACACTGCGACTCAAAAGAAATCGAACAATTCTTCAGACTTATCAAGAAACAAGAGTGGACGTTCCAGCAGGTTGAGATCTAGCTCTAGTAGTGGTGAGCAGAAGAGTAGTAGTCGGGTAAAGAAGTCCGGTGAAGCTAATAGACCAAAT GCCAAGAAGAAACTTCGGAAACAAGACAACGAGCTCGGTACAGAGAATAATTCATGTTCTTCACAGGACACGCGTGGATCACCTAACCAACTCTCTACAGAAGAAACCACATCTTCAGAGTTTCACAATCAAG GTCATTGTGACAATGGAGAAGTTTCATCTTGTGCTCCCACAGTTCAGCGTTCACATGAGCCAGAAACCTCCCAAATCTCTCTTAAAACATTCCTATCTAGCTCCTCAGATTTTATCAGCTACGCAGAGGATCTCTTCGAcatcaacaccaacaccaaagAATCAGCCTTTCGAAATAGAGTTAGCATTGTGACAACAGACCAAAGACTTGCACTAGACTTTGCCAAAGAAGTCGCCAGACGTAGAAGCCTTCTACTAGCAAAACCAATGTGTCCCCAACGAGGCTCAGTGGACATTGATGAGTTGTTAAGGGAAGTCTGTGATGAGTTTGAGTCTCTGAGAAGTTACAGAGACACGTTTTCAGAACAGAACAGCTTCGTTAAAGAGAGCATTCACATGGTGTTGGAGAATGATCTTAAAGATAAGAAGACTGAGATGACAAGTGGAGTTTGGGACTTGTGTTGGAGAAGTGAGTTTCAGATCGATGAAACTTACCAAGCTGTAGTTGACTTAGAGAAACTTATCTTGTCAGGTTTGATTCAAGAAATCATCACTTGA